DNA sequence from the Brachybacterium avium genome:
GCTCAGGGGGCTCGGCGAAGTCGTGGAGCATCAGCTGCTCGGCCGGGCCCCACAGCGCGCCCGCCAGGCCGTGCAGCACCAGCAGCACGCAGGCGCTCCACATCTCCAGCGTCCCGGTGAGGAAAAGCAGACCCCAGCTGAGCGAGACGAGGGCGAACAGGATCTGGGCGGCCTGGATGATGCGCCGGCAGTCGTACTTCTCGGCCAGGCCCCCGAACAGCACGGAGAACAGCAGGAACGGCAGCCAGTGGCTGATCACCTGGAAGCCCACCAGCCAGGGCGAGGCGAACACCTCCCACAGCGCCCAGTAGGTGATGACGTGCTCGATGTTGTCGGCCATCATCGAGAGCCCGGCGGTGACCAGGTAGGGGCGGGAGTGCTTGTCGCGCAGAGGGCCGAAGCGGCGCGTGACGGGCAGGTTCAGCGGGGTTCAGCCTTTCTCGGGCGCAAGGGCGGGCGACGGAGGAATTCGACGTGCTGCTCCGCCGGGCGCCCGGCGGTGACGGCCGCGCCCCGTCAGAGGTCGAGCACGAAGCGCAGCGCCTGGTCGACCTCGCTCAGCTCCTCGGGGCCCACGTTGCCTCGGCGGGTCATGAGCCGTTCAGTGGAGACGGCCCGCAGCTGGTCGCACCGGGCATAGGAGACGTGTCCCAGGCCGCTGGTGCCCGGTTCCACCTCGACGTGACTGCGCAGACCGTAGGCGGCAGAGGCGACAGGTACGACCATGACCAGCCCGCCAGGTCCGTTGTTCAGGATGTCGACGGACACCACGACGGCCGGGCGCCGGAACGCCGGCTCATGACCGATCGGCTGACCGAGATCGACGTCGTAGACCTCTCCCCGCCAGATCACGAGAGCGTGTCCCACTCCTGTCGCTCGGCCACATACTGCTCCCAGCGCTCGGGGTCGTCGCGGAGCCGCTCGTAATCCGCAGCGAGCCCCTCGAGGAACTCCTTCCGCTCGAGCGCGTCGATCGCCACATGCACAACATCGATGACCGAAGTCCCACGGGACTTGGCGAGCACTTGAAGACGCTCTGAATCGGGTCGTCGAACTCGAACGGTCGTGGTCTCCGTAGCAGCCATGCCCCAATTGTAGACGAAACGTCTACATTTGGGAAGGGCGTGGCGGTCGCCTCACGGCGCGAGCAGCACAGCGAAGGTCTCCAGCGTCTCCTGCAGCGCGATCGAGGGCTCCAGCAGCCACTGGATCTGCAGGCCGTCGCTCGCGGCGATGACGAGGGCGGCGGTGCGGGCGGGGTCGATATCGGACCGGACCAGCCCGGTCTCCTGGTCCTCGCGCAGCTTGCGCTCGAGGTTGTCGCGCACTCGCTCGAAGCGGGCGGTGAAATACTCCTTGGCGGGCCCGGAGTCGACCTCGAGCGCGGTCGCGACCAGAGTGGAGTAGAGCTGGACCAGGCCCGGGACCTTCAGGTTCGACAGCGCCGCATTGGCCATCACCTCCACCGAGCGCTCCTGGCTGGGGTCCCCCGCTCCGGATCGGGGCGGTTCTCGGCATGCTCGTAGACGGCGACCAGCAGCTCCTCGCGGGAGGAGAAGTAGTGCAGCAGCGCGCCGTGCGAGATGCCGATGGATTCAGCGATGCGGCGCAGGGAGGTGCCGTCGGCCCCGCGCTCGCGGAACACCTCGATGGCGCGGTCGAGGATCTCCTGCCTCCGGGCGATCCCCTTGGAGTAGGAGCCCGCCCGGCCGATGCGGCGCGCGGCGCCGGAGGGCGCGGGATCGGGCGCGGCCGACGGGGTCTCCTCAGTGGTGCCGCTGGCGGGATCCTCGGTGCTCATGACGCCAATGTACCCACCCTGGGGAGCGCTCGCCAGCAAAAACCTCCACCTGGTGGTTTGATGGTAGGGTGACCCTCGCGCGTCCTTCGACGGCGCCGCCCCGCCCTCTGACAACGACGCATGAAAGCAGGTTCGACGTGGCACTGCCCCTCGCCTCCGTCCAGCTGTACACGCTGGCCACGGAGTTCTCCGCCGACATGAACGGCTCCCTCGACAAGCTCGCGCAGATCGGTCTGAAGAACGTCGAGGCGTTCGACTTCGTGCGCCGCCCCAAGGAGATCCGGGCCGCGCTGGACGCCTCGGGCCTCGCCTCCCCCACCGGGCACGCGCCGCTGCTGTCCGATGAGCTGTGGACGCCGGACGGCTCCATCCCCACCCCGGCGAACGAGGTCGTGTTCGAGGCCGCCGCCGAGATCGGCATGAAGACCGTCATCGATCCGATGGTCCCCACCGAGCGCTGGCTCACCGAGGACGGCGTGAAGGACATCGCCGAGCGCCTCAACGCCGCCTCCGAGACCGCGAAGCAGTTCGGGCTCACCGTCGGCTACCACAACCACGCCCAGGAGTTCCTCGCGGACTTCGACGGCCAGAGCGCCTACCAGCGCTTCCTGTCGCTGGTGGAGCCGTCGGTCGCGATCGAGCTGGACCTGTACTGGGCGCTGGTCGGCGGTCAGGACGTCGTGGCACTGGTCAAGGAGCTCGGCGATCGCCTCGTCGCGATCCACGTCAAGGACGGCATCAAGCCCGAGACCAACCCCTTCGCCCCCGAGGCCCCGAAGTTCAGCTCCTCGAGCCTGGACCAGCGCCACGCCGGCGAGGGCGAGGTCCCCACCATCGAGGCGATGCAGGCCGCGACCGGCGTCAAGTACGCGGTCATCGAGTACGACAACGCCCCCGGCGAGGTCTTCTCGGACATCGAGAACAGCTACCGCTTCCTGATCGACGGAGGACTCGCCGCATGACCACCCTCTCCCCCTTCTCCTCCCCGGTGGGCATCGGCTTCATCGGCGTCGGCGTCATCTCCGACACCTACCTGGAGAACCTCAACTCCTTCCCGGACGTCGAGGTGCTGATCCTCGGCGACATCAACACCGAGCGCGCCGCGGCCCAGGCGGCGAAGCACCACGTGCCGGCGTCCGGCACCGCGCAGGACGTGCTGGATCATCCGGGCGTGCAGGTCGTGGTGAACCTGACCCTGCCCGCCACCCATGTCGAGATCTCCTCCGCCGCGATCGCGGCGGGCAAGCACGTGTGGACCGAGAAGCCGCTGGGCCTGGACCGCGAGTCCACCGCCGCGCTGCTGGCACAGGCCGACGAGGCCGGGCTGCGCATCGGCTGCGCTCCGGACACCGTGCTCGGGGCGGGCGTGCAGACCGCCAAGCGGGCGGTGCTGGACGGGCTGATCGGTCGGCCGCTGTTCGCGCAGACCTCCATGCAGTGGCAGGGCCCCGAGGTGTTCCACCCCAACCCCGGCTTCCTGTTCGCCCAGGGTGCGGGCCCGCTGCTGGACATGGGCCCGTACTACTTCACCACCCTGGTGAGCCTGTTCGGCACCGTCGAGAAGGTCGCCGCAGTCGGGCTGAAGGCGAGCGAGGAGCGCGAGATCCGCGTGGGCGAGAAGGCCGGGACCACCTTCCCGGTCGAGGTGCCCTCGACGATCTCGGTGCTCACCCAGTTCGCGGGCGGCCAGACCGGCACCTCGCTGCTGAGCTTCGACTCGCCGCTGGCCCGCCAGGGCATCGTGGAGATCCACGGCACCGAGGGTTCGCTGATCGTGCCCGATCCGAACATGTTCGAGGGCCGCATCGCCTACGTGCGCCCCTTCGAGTCCTTCGGCGAGCGCCCGCCGGAGCAGGAATGGATCGAGGTGACGCAGAAGGGTCCCGCCACCGGCCGCGGCCTGGGCCTGCTGGACATGGTCCGCGCCATTCACACCGGTCGCCCGCACATCGCCACCGGCGAGGTGGGCTACCACGTGCTGGACGTGATGCTCTCGGCCGAGGAGTCCGCAGCCAGCGGCGAGTTCGTCACCGTGGAGTCGTCGGTCTCCGAGATCCCGGCCGTCCCGGCGGACTTCGACCCGCTGGCCCGCACCGTCTGAGCCCCGCCGGCCCGGGCAGGCCGGCTCACTGGTGCCCCGCCGCTGGCTGATACCGACAGATGCGCGCTGAGGACCTATGTGACGTGGTCACATGAGTCCTCAGCGCGCATTTGCATGCTCCGGCGCCTCTGCCCGGTTCGACCCGCATACGTTCCATCGGATCGGCGCGACGGTGGTCGACGACCAGGCGCGCGGGGCAGCGCGCGATCGATGCGGCCGGCCACCACGAACACTCACAGCCGATTCAGGAGATCTCTTCGCGGTCGGTGGAATCGAGCGCGGCATCCTGTGCTCGTCCGCTCCTGGAAGGGCGGAGGTGTAATTTGGGTGGCAAGAAGGTAGCTACAGCGAGGAAAGAAGCGGTAAGATGCGTTGACACCCCTTGGAAGGGAGGCACCCATGGTTCCCACGACTTCCTCAGGCACCTCGGCAGATGCTCGCCCGAACCAGAACTTGGCCTACCGGCGTGCGATCACCCTCGACGTTCGCGAGGTCACCCGGCGTCTGAACGCATCGCTCGGAGGGACGCTGGTCTCGGCTCTCGCCGGCTCTTCGGACACGAAGTCCTCCCACAAGTGGGCGAAGTCCACCGGGCCCAACCCTCGACCGGAGACCGTCAAGCGCCTCTACTTCGCCTACGAGCAGTGGCAGAAGGTCTCCGAGGCCGAAGGCGAGCACACCGCCCGTGTGTGGTTCATTGGAGCGAACCCCTGGCTGGGATATGACACTCCGGTGAACGCCATCCGTGAAGGTCGCCTCCCCGAGGTCGCGACGGCCGCTCAGGCCCTGGTCGACGACTCGTTCAGCGGCTGACCCACGGCGATGGCATCGCTCGATCAGCGGATCTGCTCGCGGACCGGGCTCGCCCTCGTGGCGGGCCCGGTCTCCGCGCTACGCATCGCCCGCGAGTCCTATGGCCCCCTCAGCCCAGTCCCTCGTCCAGCGGGGGAGAGCCCACAGGCCTGGAGCCGGTACGACACCCTTGGGCGGACGATCTACGCGTGCGCCGACCGGGTCACGGCCTACATGGAGCTGCTGGCCCCGTACCGCACCGACGTCAGCGCTCAGCGCCGCGCGCTCCAGCCGATCGCCGACGCCATGGGGAAGAACCTCGATGCGCTCTGGTACGACATCGTCGCCGAATGGGACGAGGCCGGAACCATGAAGGCCAGCTGGCTGCCCCGCGCCTTCCGGGAGGGCAGGGGGCTCTACACCCTCAGCTTCCCCACCGGCTGGTGGATTGACATCACGGCCACCGAGACGATCACCGCGCTCGAGGATCTCCTGCCTCACCCGTGGCCCACAGCCGAGGGGCCCCTGGAGGAGCCCTTGACGCTCGCCCACCTCACCGGTGATGACAGGGTGCTGACGACGGCGATCGCCACCGCGCTGCGCGAAGAAGTCACGCTCGACGACGGCACCCTGCCGCTGGGGATCAGGTTCCTGTCCAAGCACGGGCACCCGGCACAGGGCACCGGGATCTGCTGGGCCTACTGGATGCGGTACGTCGATCGCGGTCTCGACGAGCCGGCGACCATCCCGCACCGGACGAGGATTCGCGAGGACGACGCCGACCTGGTCGCCGTCCAGACCTACTGCAAGATCAAGAGCCGCTGAGCTTGCCGCAGTGAGAGCTCCGGGAGAACTTCTCGCTCGGCTGCGCGGGGTCTGGCGGCAGGATCATGTCCCGGGCCTCCGGTCGGCCGGCTGCGCGGGCGATCGTCAGGGCATTGATGTCGGTCAGCACGCGGTCGGCCACGATTGTGGGTCACTGACGTGGTGGTAGGAGCTTGGGATGGCGCCGTTCTTGCGGACGGTGAAGACAGCCTCTGGCGCGGCAGCTGTTCAGGTCGTGGCCACGTACGGTCGCCGTCACAGGGCTCTCGGAGCATCTCGGCTCCGCGCATTCCGAGGCGGAGCCGGCAGCGTTGATGCATCTGGGCAGCGAACGCCTGCGAATGGGGCAGGAAGCGCTCGATCACGATCTGACCAGCACTGCTGCTCCCTCTGCGAGTGAATTGACCATGCAGGACCGCCACAGTCCGGCTACCAGCACCAACCCTGCCAGCCAGCCCCAGGCCGGCCACCACGAGCACTTATGGCCGGTTCACGCCGACAGATGCGCGCTGAGGACTCATGCGACCACCTCGCATAGGTCCTCAGCGCGCATCTGCACGCGTCCGCACGCGACGGCACGCGCCGGCGCCCGACGGCACCCGGCACCCGGCGCCCGGCACCCGGCGCCCGACGGCACCCGGCGCCCGACGGCACCCGGCGCCCGACGGCACCCGGCGCTCGGTGGGCTGGGCGCGGCGGAGCGGGGCGTCCGCTCCGGGTCAGGCGCTGAGCAGGAGGGCCTCGCCCTGGCCGCCGCCTCCGCACAGGCTCACCCCGGCGCGGCCGCCGCCGCGGCGGGCCAGCTCGAGCGCGGCGGTCAGGGCCAGCCGGGCACCCGAGGCCCCGATCGGGTGGCCGAGGGCGATGGCGCCGCCGTGGATGTTGGTCTGCTCCAGCGGAAAGTCGAGGTCTGCGAGCGACTGGACCACGACTGCCCCGAAGGCCTCGTTGATCTCGAGCAGGTCCAGGTCCCGCGCCTGCCAGTCGGCGCGGGTCAGCGCCGCCCGCAGCGCGCCGGAGGGCTGGGAGTGCAGGGAGGAGTCGCGGGGGCCCGCCACCTGGCCGGGCGCCCCGATCGCGGCGAGGATCCTGAGGCCCTGCTCCTCGGCGAAGGCGCGCGAGGTGATCACCAGCGCCGCTGCTCCGTCGGACAGCGGTGAGGAGTTGCCGGCGGTGATGGTGCCGTCCTCCGCGAAGGCGGGGCGCAGCCCGGCGAGGGATTCGGCGGTGGTGTCCGGGCGGACACCCTCGTCGCGGTCCACCCGCAGCGGGTCGCTCTTGCGCTGGGGGATCTCGACGGGCGCGATCTCCTCGGCAAGGATCCCGGCCTCGGTCGCGGCGGCGGCCCGCTGGTGGGAGGCAGCGGCGACCTCGTCCTGTGCACGGCGGTCGATCCCGCGCTCGGCGTTGCCGCGTTCGGTGAGGTCGCCCATCGACTCGTGGCTGAGGGTGTCGGTGAGCCCGTCGTGCGCGACGGAGTCGAGCATGGTCGCCGGGCCGTACTTGAAGCCCTTCCGGGAGCCGCTGAGCAGGTGGGGGCCGTTGCTCATCGACTCCTGGCCGCCGGCGATCACGGCGGTGGCCTCGCCGGTGCGGATCAGCCGGGCCGCGTCGATCACGGCGGTGAGCCCGGACAGGCACACCTTGTTCAGCGTCACGGCCGGGACGTCCCAGGCCAGGCCTGCGGCGAGCGCGGACTGCCGGGCGGGGTTCTGGCCCTGACCGGCCTGGACCACATGGCCCATGATCACGGTGTCCACCGCGGCGGCGTCGAGCCCGGACCGGGACAGGGCGTGGCGGATGGCGTGCGCGCCGAGGTCCACGGCGGTCAGTGCCGCCTGCTGCGAGAGCAGCCGGGTGAACGGGGTGCGGGCGCCGCCGACGATGACGGGCTCGTGGGCGGAGGTGTCGGTTCGGGTCATGGCGTGCTCCTTTGACGGATGCGGCCCTCGGGGTGCGGCCGCGGGGGCCGGACGAGAGGCGGCTGCCGGCGGATCGGGGCAGGCAGCGGGGAGAGGTCCAGTGGTGTCCATCATCCTCCTCCCGTCGCCGACGGGGAAGGACAACGACGAGGGCAGCTGGTGCGGCCGGGGAGACCACCTGCACCGGCCCTTCCGGTGTCGGACCCCCGGGCCTACTCTTGACCTATGAGCATCCCCCGCTCGACCTCCCCCGCACCCGCGGCCGACGGCGCGGGACAGAGCACGGCCGCGGCCGACGGCACCCAGCGCATGGACCTGGTGCTGGAGGGCGGCGGGGTCAAGGGCATCGCCCTGGCCGGTGCGCTCGAGGTGCTCGAGGAGCGCGGGTACCGGGTGAACCGGGTGGCGGGCTCCTCGGCCGGCTCGATCGCCGGGGCCCTGGCGACCGCCGGGATCCCGGTGGACCAGATCGTGCGGATCCTGCGGGAAACGGACTACCGCCGCTTCGAGGACGGACCATGGTGGACCCGCACCCTGCCCGGCAAGGCGCTGAGCATCCTGCTGCACAACGGGATCCACCCCGGCACCTACCTCTGCGACTGGCTCGAGGAGCAGCTCTCCCTCCACGGCGCACCGGACCGCACCGGCACCTTCGCCGATCTGCACTACCGGGACCCCGACCCCGGGGTCGAGCCCGGGGGTCCGCACGCCTATCGCCTGATCGTCACCGTCTCGGACCTGTCCGCCGGGCGGCTGCGCTACCTGCCGCTGGACGCGGGCATCATCGGCTCCACCCCTGACGCACTGCGGGTGGTCGATGCGGTGCGGGCCTCGACCTCGATCCCGCTGTTCTTCCGCCCGGTGCGGCGCAAGAACCTGCGCGGGAAGCCGACGGTACTGGTGGACGGCGGCATGCTCTCGAACTTCCCGGTCTCCGTGTTCGACCGGCCCGGCGGCAAGGAGCCGCGCTGGCCCACCTTCGGCATCAAGCTCTCCGCCAAGCCGGACCCGGATCGCGGAGTGCAGAACCGGATCACGGGGCCACTGAGCTTCGGCAAGGCCGTGGCGGACACCGTCACCGGCTTCTTCGACCGCCTGCACGTCGACTCCTCCCACGCCGTGGCCCGCACGATCTTCATCGACACCTCCGCCGTGCGCTCCACCCAGTTCCATCTCAGCGAAGCGGAGCAGGAGCTGCTGTACCGCACGGGACGCAGCGCCGCGACCGAGTTCCTGGACGGCACGGGCACACGGGAGGCATGGGACTTCGAAACGTACAAGGCGCGGTTCCGGCAGACGTGAGCGTGAGGCCCGGCAGCAGGTCGGACCGGGCAGGTTGCCGCCAGGGATCGACAGCATCGGGTCCGGGATCGGTCACGCAGCACCGGGAGGGTGTCAGGTCGTTCACGAAGTTGCGGATCCGCAATTCCTTGAACGCGTGGGAGGTACGCTCCGGACCACCAGAGGCACTCTCCGGAACACCAGAGGCACTCTCCGGAACACCACAGGGAGAGAGCCAGCTGACGAAGCGTTGCCCACCGACGGGCTGTACCACGAGGAGGCGGGAGGTCCTATGGACGCGTCGCAGATCCTCGGCGGGATCAGGCATCAGGTCGGTATCACCCGTGCGGATCTTGCACGGCTGTGCGGGGTGAGCCCCTCGACCGTCGGCCGGATCGAGAAGGGCGAGCTGGATCCCACCTGGGGGACCTTCACGCGCATCCTGGAGTCTTCCGGATTCATGCTCCACGGAGAGTGGATCGTCCCGACGGGTGATGCGTCGGCCGCCGTCGCTGCACGCTTCGTGCTCGACCGCGTGCTCGACCACGTGCTCGCTCGCGGGAGCAGCACTCCGACGGAGACGTCAGCACCGACGGGGCCAGCGATCCTTGCGGCTCTGGACGGTCCGGCGGAGCTGCAGGCGTGGTGGCAGCGTTGGCATCGTGCTGGGTGGCTCTCGGACGCGCCCACGACGATGGGCATCAAATTCCTCTCGCATCACGCGAGCGTCGTCTCGAGGGAGGGCCGTGCGGCGATGCCTCGTCTCGTCGTCGGCGAGGGGCGCCGTTGGCGGGATCTCGTTCTGCGGATCGACGAGGCCGGATTCACCTACGCCGTGTCGGACCTGACGACTGCTCTCGAGAGTCCGAGTGCCGGGCTCACCGACTCTCCGAGGATCTACGTCTCCGACCTCTCGATGGTCGCCTCCGTGCTGCGCCTCGAGAGCTCCCCGTCTGGTCGAGGCATCCACCTTGTGAGCGCGGAGTGGCCGGAGCTGGAGGACATCGTGGTCGGTGACGGCATCTGCTTCACCTCTGTCGGTCAAGCCATCATGGACAACCTGACCGGGGACGAGGCGGAGAGGCGGAACTCCGACCGCACCCTTTCTCAACTCATGGCGGGCATCCTCCCCGTCGGCTGAACTGTCCACGGGACGCGGAGCCATCCGCAGCCTTGATCCGATGTCGGCGGCTCGGTGGGTATCAGGTCCTCGGCGGAGGCGACGACGATTCGCGCGAGGACGCGTCGCGCTCGACCCGCTCGCGCTTCGCGCGCCTCCGGTCCCGCACCCCGGAGCCGACGGTCCACGCCGCATAGAGGAACAGCACTCCGGCGAGCACGGGGATGGCCCAGGAGCGGGTCTGTCCGTCCACGGCCTGATTCACCCAGCCCAGGTAGGGCACGGCGTACCAGACCTTCCCGCGCACCTGCGCGGGCCGCACCGGCTCGGGATCGGGGGTGTTGTTGGCATCGCCCTGGGTGGTGAAGCGGACCTCGCCGCTGGCGCTGTCGACGCTGCGGGCGATCACGCGATGGGTCACGACAGCGGGCTTCCCGGATTCGATCTGGAAGGTGATCACGTCCCCCACCCCGATCTCCTCGACCGGGACGGGCTTGACCACCACGAGAGTGCCGGGCGGCAGGGTCGGGCGCATGGAGCCGGTGAGCACCGACAGCGGCATCCCGCCGACGAGGGCGGGCAGGGCGACGGTGATGACGCCGAGGCCCAGTATCAGCAGGAGCACGCCGACGCTGAGCCCGTTCAGCAGGGCCCC
Encoded proteins:
- a CDS encoding type II toxin-antitoxin system PemK/MazF family toxin → MIWRGEVYDVDLGQPIGHEPAFRRPAVVVSVDILNNGPGGLVMVVPVASAAYGLRSHVEVEPGTSGLGHVSYARCDQLRAVSTERLMTRRGNVGPEELSEVDQALRFVLDL
- a CDS encoding TetR family transcriptional regulator C-terminal domain-containing protein; this translates as MANAALSNLKVPGLVQLYSTLVATALEVDSGPAKEYFTARFERVRDNLERKLREDQETGLVRSDIDPARTAALVIAASDGLQIQWLLEPSIALQETLETFAVLLAP
- a CDS encoding helix-turn-helix domain-containing protein; translated protein: MSTEDPASGTTEETPSAAPDPAPSGAARRIGRAGSYSKGIARRQEILDRAIEVFRERGADGTSLRRIAESIGISHGALLHYFSSREELLVAVYEHAENRPDPERGTPARSARWR
- a CDS encoding sugar phosphate isomerase/epimerase family protein, whose translation is MALPLASVQLYTLATEFSADMNGSLDKLAQIGLKNVEAFDFVRRPKEIRAALDASGLASPTGHAPLLSDELWTPDGSIPTPANEVVFEAAAEIGMKTVIDPMVPTERWLTEDGVKDIAERLNAASETAKQFGLTVGYHNHAQEFLADFDGQSAYQRFLSLVEPSVAIELDLYWALVGGQDVVALVKELGDRLVAIHVKDGIKPETNPFAPEAPKFSSSSLDQRHAGEGEVPTIEAMQAATGVKYAVIEYDNAPGEVFSDIENSYRFLIDGGLAA
- a CDS encoding Gfo/Idh/MocA family protein; amino-acid sequence: MTTLSPFSSPVGIGFIGVGVISDTYLENLNSFPDVEVLILGDINTERAAAQAAKHHVPASGTAQDVLDHPGVQVVVNLTLPATHVEISSAAIAAGKHVWTEKPLGLDRESTAALLAQADEAGLRIGCAPDTVLGAGVQTAKRAVLDGLIGRPLFAQTSMQWQGPEVFHPNPGFLFAQGAGPLLDMGPYYFTTLVSLFGTVEKVAAVGLKASEEREIRVGEKAGTTFPVEVPSTISVLTQFAGGQTGTSLLSFDSPLARQGIVEIHGTEGSLIVPDPNMFEGRIAYVRPFESFGERPPEQEWIEVTQKGPATGRGLGLLDMVRAIHTGRPHIATGEVGYHVLDVMLSAEESAASGEFVTVESSVSEIPAVPADFDPLARTV
- a CDS encoding acetyl-CoA C-acyltransferase, which gives rise to MTRTDTSAHEPVIVGGARTPFTRLLSQQAALTAVDLGAHAIRHALSRSGLDAAAVDTVIMGHVVQAGQGQNPARQSALAAGLAWDVPAVTLNKVCLSGLTAVIDAARLIRTGEATAVIAGGQESMSNGPHLLSGSRKGFKYGPATMLDSVAHDGLTDTLSHESMGDLTERGNAERGIDRRAQDEVAAASHQRAAAATEAGILAEEIAPVEIPQRKSDPLRVDRDEGVRPDTTAESLAGLRPAFAEDGTITAGNSSPLSDGAAALVITSRAFAEEQGLRILAAIGAPGQVAGPRDSSLHSQPSGALRAALTRADWQARDLDLLEINEAFGAVVVQSLADLDFPLEQTNIHGGAIALGHPIGASGARLALTAALELARRGGGRAGVSLCGGGGQGEALLLSA
- a CDS encoding patatin-like phospholipase family protein encodes the protein MSIPRSTSPAPAADGAGQSTAAADGTQRMDLVLEGGGVKGIALAGALEVLEERGYRVNRVAGSSAGSIAGALATAGIPVDQIVRILRETDYRRFEDGPWWTRTLPGKALSILLHNGIHPGTYLCDWLEEQLSLHGAPDRTGTFADLHYRDPDPGVEPGGPHAYRLIVTVSDLSAGRLRYLPLDAGIIGSTPDALRVVDAVRASTSIPLFFRPVRRKNLRGKPTVLVDGGMLSNFPVSVFDRPGGKEPRWPTFGIKLSAKPDPDRGVQNRITGPLSFGKAVADTVTGFFDRLHVDSSHAVARTIFIDTSAVRSTQFHLSEAEQELLYRTGRSAATEFLDGTGTREAWDFETYKARFRQT
- a CDS encoding helix-turn-helix transcriptional regulator, coding for MDASQILGGIRHQVGITRADLARLCGVSPSTVGRIEKGELDPTWGTFTRILESSGFMLHGEWIVPTGDASAAVAARFVLDRVLDHVLARGSSTPTETSAPTGPAILAALDGPAELQAWWQRWHRAGWLSDAPTTMGIKFLSHHASVVSREGRAAMPRLVVGEGRRWRDLVLRIDEAGFTYAVSDLTTALESPSAGLTDSPRIYVSDLSMVASVLRLESSPSGRGIHLVSAEWPELEDIVVGDGICFTSVGQAIMDNLTGDEAERRNSDRTLSQLMAGILPVG
- a CDS encoding signal peptidase I yields the protein MSAQSPGPRGEDSGERAEPRADESVEPVEPAPSQSAPRPGRTREVAGALLNGLSVGVLLLILGLGVITVALPALVGGMPLSVLTGSMRPTLPPGTLVVVKPVPVEEIGVGDVITFQIESGKPAVVTHRVIARSVDSASGEVRFTTQGDANNTPDPEPVRPAQVRGKVWYAVPYLGWVNQAVDGQTRSWAIPVLAGVLFLYAAWTVGSGVRDRRRAKRERVERDASSRESSSPPPRT